One genomic region from Leptolyngbyaceae cyanobacterium JSC-12 encodes:
- a CDS encoding phosphoketolase (IMG reference gene:2510098167~PFAM: XFP N-terminal domain; D-xylulose 5-phosphate/D-fructose 6-phosphate phosphoketolase) translates to MTAVTSNLQSAPAFCEGIQYFGDSFPEFDQYSKAPVIAEGETAITNPTDPSAVYQTLLYADALRYLTLQITGSKASGHPGGFASQAEAYAALVMLGHKNFVTEVGHHAPGFYSAMFLDCSLEDMGIETVQQLRDRFRERHGLLGHLSGQIPGLLAPAGPLGQGQHFAMAGAKLHPDKLFPFTVGDGGLGEPYIMSSFGHFHTAYPNVTNFLPVLVWNGYSQEHHSMVSTLSNERMIAYWQGNGFEEVVLVDAKDFDDRNQVGDFVDSTAFSFGQRLEFMKAILVGADKAARSALGGKLTVFIIKQLKGAGVHARGAKSHNLYGHHTLDNPDIVNALKARALPPAAWELVRTNCTRANGGPASKTVVTEFVLPLPDLGSLPLEEYPIGGDSKVSTTSMGRLVAYVGQTDPGYLVTNADGNEASGIANINQALKIIHPVEDPLYNQKPGGQVYEPLSEDACAGLAAGLALFGSRTLWCSYESFAVNGLPIWQTVTQAMAELRRPTPSTITLFTAGALEQGRNGWTHQRPEIEAYFAAMMRNGNVFPLFPPDANSIQVCYEWGLSTQNKGIVITASKSPLPIRTTLAQTRQALQDGGLVLHENQGRQTIVFAVIGDMILNPVFEAVKQLEAQGVGVRVVSVISPRRLYRPADVAWEICSEPDSGFIDDATFDRFFSGDALIGVTGGASAMLEPIMLRSTAKRDTFAWKRGETTASPGELMALNGITPEKLAKRAIELVG, encoded by the coding sequence ATGACGGCAGTTACTTCTAACCTCCAGTCCGCTCCCGCCTTTTGCGAGGGGATTCAGTATTTCGGCGACTCATTTCCAGAGTTTGATCAGTACAGTAAAGCCCCCGTGATTGCAGAAGGCGAGACTGCGATCACGAACCCAACCGATCCGTCTGCCGTTTACCAAACCTTACTCTATGCCGATGCCCTACGCTACCTGACGCTACAGATCACGGGTAGTAAAGCATCGGGGCATCCAGGTGGATTTGCCAGCCAAGCAGAAGCCTATGCTGCTCTAGTAATGCTGGGACACAAAAACTTTGTCACGGAAGTGGGTCATCACGCCCCTGGTTTCTACAGTGCCATGTTTCTTGATTGCTCTCTGGAGGACATGGGGATCGAAACGGTACAACAACTGCGCGATCGCTTCCGGGAACGCCACGGCTTACTCGGTCACCTTTCCGGTCAAATCCCTGGGTTGCTGGCTCCTGCCGGACCGCTGGGACAAGGGCAGCACTTTGCCATGGCAGGTGCCAAACTCCATCCTGACAAACTATTTCCCTTCACAGTCGGCGATGGCGGCTTGGGTGAACCCTACATCATGAGTTCCTTCGGGCATTTCCATACTGCCTATCCCAATGTCACTAACTTTTTGCCTGTCCTGGTTTGGAATGGCTACTCCCAAGAACACCACAGCATGGTGTCTACTTTGTCTAACGAGCGGATGATTGCCTACTGGCAGGGCAATGGCTTTGAAGAAGTCGTGTTAGTTGATGCTAAAGACTTTGACGATCGCAATCAAGTTGGCGACTTTGTAGACAGCACTGCATTTTCCTTTGGGCAGCGCTTGGAGTTTATGAAAGCCATTTTGGTTGGCGCAGATAAGGCTGCGCGATCGGCACTGGGCGGCAAACTCACCGTCTTTATTATCAAACAACTCAAAGGGGCTGGGGTTCATGCTCGCGGGGCAAAATCCCACAATCTGTATGGACATCACACCCTAGACAACCCTGATATTGTCAACGCACTCAAAGCTCGCGCTCTACCTCCCGCAGCCTGGGAACTGGTTCGTACTAACTGTACCCGCGCCAATGGGGGACCTGCCAGCAAAACCGTTGTCACTGAATTTGTGCTCCCTCTCCCTGACTTAGGTTCATTGCCGCTAGAAGAGTACCCCATCGGTGGCGATTCCAAAGTTTCCACCACCTCTATGGGCAGGCTTGTCGCCTACGTCGGACAGACCGACCCCGGTTACCTAGTCACGAATGCTGATGGCAACGAAGCTTCCGGCATTGCTAACATTAACCAGGCATTGAAAATTATCCACCCAGTTGAAGACCCTCTCTACAATCAAAAACCAGGTGGGCAGGTATATGAACCGTTGAGCGAAGATGCCTGCGCCGGACTCGCGGCTGGGCTGGCATTATTTGGCTCTCGGACGCTCTGGTGCTCCTACGAATCCTTTGCTGTCAACGGCTTACCCATCTGGCAAACAGTGACTCAAGCAATGGCAGAATTGCGCCGCCCCACCCCGTCAACCATTACCCTGTTCACCGCAGGAGCATTAGAACAGGGACGCAACGGTTGGACGCACCAACGCCCAGAAATCGAGGCTTACTTTGCGGCAATGATGCGAAATGGGAATGTGTTTCCTCTATTTCCTCCGGATGCCAACAGCATTCAAGTTTGCTACGAGTGGGGTTTGAGTACCCAAAATAAAGGGATTGTCATTACTGCCAGTAAATCGCCCCTACCCATTCGCACGACATTGGCACAAACTCGGCAGGCATTACAGGATGGTGGCTTAGTGCTGCACGAGAACCAGGGCAGGCAGACGATTGTATTTGCAGTGATTGGAGACATGATTCTAAATCCTGTCTTTGAAGCGGTAAAGCAACTTGAAGCTCAAGGTGTGGGTGTCCGTGTAGTGTCTGTGATTAGCCCTCGTCGCCTCTATCGTCCTGCGGATGTTGCCTGGGAGATTTGTAGCGAGCCAGATAGTGGTTTTATTGATGACGCGACCTTCGATCGCTTCTTTAGCGGGGATGCCCTGATTGGGGTGACGGGGGGAGCTAGTGCCATGCTTGAACCTATCATGCTGCGGAGCACCGCTAAACGGGATACATTTGCCTGGAAACGAGGGGAAACCACTGCCAGCCCTGGTGAATTGATGGCACTTAATGGTATTACCCCTGAGAAATTGGCGAAACGAGCAATCGAACTGGTAGGTTAA
- a CDS encoding ABC exporter membrane fusion protein, DevB family (IMG reference gene:2510098174~PFAM: HlyD family secretion protein~TIGRFAM: ABC exporter membrane fusion protein, DevB family), with translation MSPLGEKQLLKSGKWIAVLIAAALGVAGLGIVMALRPSSTSQAPTTSPSPTESTTENAITALGRLEPEGEVIKLAAPSGGGSATPIFGTPRITRLLVKERSEVKAGQPIAVLDTYDRLMAAGLKAEAEVQEAQTRLAQVQAGAKRGDIEAQRATVEARLANVARLESEVQTTRWEAERYQNLFRSGAVSEQEARNRQLKYTTTVRQLEQAKRELEEAQNTLKSVAEVRPTDVQQAQAAVNVAVANLQRAKADLEASIVRSPINGQIIKIHTREGEQVSSNGIAEIGNITQMMAVAEVYETDIQRVRKGQRATITGSAFPGEISGTVEQIGLLIQKNDVLNTDPAADTDVRVVEVKIRLDDSRLVSGLTNLQVKVKIQPD, from the coding sequence GTGAGTCCCTTGGGTGAAAAACAACTATTGAAATCCGGAAAGTGGATTGCTGTCTTGATTGCAGCCGCACTTGGAGTTGCAGGGTTGGGGATTGTTATGGCGCTGCGCCCGTCGTCAACCAGTCAGGCTCCAACTACTTCGCCATCACCTACGGAATCCACAACTGAAAATGCAATTACAGCATTGGGTCGTTTGGAGCCAGAAGGGGAGGTTATTAAACTGGCAGCGCCTTCTGGTGGAGGCTCAGCAACGCCCATTTTTGGCACGCCTCGCATCACTCGATTGTTGGTAAAAGAGCGATCTGAAGTAAAGGCTGGGCAACCAATCGCTGTTTTGGACACCTATGATCGTTTGATGGCAGCCGGACTCAAAGCTGAGGCCGAAGTGCAAGAAGCCCAAACTCGCCTTGCGCAAGTGCAGGCTGGGGCAAAACGGGGAGATATTGAAGCTCAAAGAGCCACGGTTGAGGCGCGGCTGGCAAATGTGGCACGATTGGAATCGGAAGTTCAAACGACCCGATGGGAAGCTGAACGCTATCAAAATCTTTTTCGCTCAGGTGCGGTGTCCGAGCAGGAAGCCAGAAACCGCCAGTTAAAATACACAACGACTGTTCGACAGTTGGAACAGGCAAAGCGGGAACTGGAGGAGGCACAAAATACGTTGAAGAGCGTTGCTGAAGTTCGTCCAACAGATGTTCAACAGGCACAGGCAGCGGTCAATGTTGCAGTCGCAAATTTGCAGCGAGCAAAAGCCGATTTAGAAGCTTCTATTGTGCGATCGCCAATCAACGGTCAGATCATCAAAATTCACACCCGTGAAGGTGAACAGGTCAGCAGTAATGGCATTGCTGAAATTGGTAACATTACGCAAATGATGGCAGTTGCCGAGGTATACGAGACTGATATCCAGAGAGTCAGAAAGGGGCAACGAGCAACAATCACTGGTAGCGCCTTTCCTGGAGAAATTAGCGGCACCGTTGAACAAATTGGCTTGCTAATTCAGAAAAATGACGTGCTGAATACTGATCCGGCTGCTGATACGGATGTGCGTGTGGTTGAGGTTAAGATTCGCCTGGATGACAGTCGTCTTGTTTCTGGACTCACCAACTTGCAGGTTAAGGTTAAGATTCAGCCTGATTAA
- a CDS encoding V8-like Glu-specific endopeptidase (IMG reference gene:2510098170~PFAM: Trypsin) — MPTGTTNRVSITYRDALDADQPLSGQPMGSVMSGARAYAESDSSETVVDEVSSPSDAAETETGETGEETTAAQEADNHVSVSNPPIVTLPTKKDELDESSDAESLFESVPGWDANQRTESMGEETLIEAYYANAETSEEFFPAIAAIAAPLVKAAIPALASVVAQQGAAALSPRLRAILARLRGLGIKPTRRRETDQESNEAIDEAVLAELEQQLESLEVVIGTDDRVRVMDTKIIPFKRICHLKIQAANGRSYLGTGFFVGPRTIITAGHCVYIHGQGGWARQIMVTPGRNEKAEPFKSFTATSFRSVKGWVNSKSRNYDYGAIILPKSAAVSTEIGSFGFASYSNANLLNKKLNTAGYPGDKPAGTMWFHGRKAKSVQPRTITYDIDTAGGQSGSPVWVRGTDGKRIVVGIHTNGSPAGNSATRITQPVFNNLKRWRTEGGV; from the coding sequence ATGCCCACCGGAACAACAAATCGGGTAAGCATTACTTACAGAGATGCGCTTGATGCAGACCAGCCTTTATCTGGTCAACCAATGGGGAGTGTAATGAGTGGAGCTCGAGCTTATGCCGAGTCTGATAGTAGTGAAACCGTGGTTGATGAAGTTTCTAGCCCTAGCGACGCGGCTGAAACCGAAACCGGAGAAACGGGTGAGGAAACGACTGCCGCCCAAGAGGCGGATAATCATGTCTCTGTCAGCAACCCACCAATAGTGACGTTGCCAACCAAAAAGGATGAATTGGATGAATCATCTGATGCTGAATCGCTGTTTGAATCGGTACCGGGTTGGGATGCCAACCAACGAACCGAGTCTATGGGAGAAGAAACGCTGATTGAGGCGTATTATGCTAACGCTGAGACCAGTGAGGAGTTTTTTCCGGCGATCGCGGCGATCGCGGCTCCCCTCGTGAAAGCCGCAATTCCCGCTCTGGCAAGTGTTGTTGCCCAGCAAGGCGCTGCTGCACTCAGCCCCAGATTGCGTGCGATTTTGGCTCGTTTAAGGGGCTTAGGCATCAAACCCACACGCCGTCGGGAAACGGATCAAGAAAGCAATGAAGCAATTGATGAAGCCGTTCTGGCTGAACTAGAACAACAACTAGAATCCCTAGAGGTTGTGATTGGAACCGACGATCGCGTGCGGGTGATGGATACCAAAATCATTCCCTTTAAGCGCATCTGCCATCTGAAGATTCAAGCTGCAAATGGTAGATCTTACCTAGGTACCGGGTTCTTTGTCGGACCACGAACCATTATCACCGCTGGTCACTGTGTCTACATTCATGGTCAGGGTGGCTGGGCGCGACAAATCATGGTTACCCCTGGTCGGAACGAGAAAGCTGAACCCTTTAAGTCATTCACGGCAACGTCCTTCCGTTCAGTGAAAGGATGGGTAAACAGCAAGTCCAGAAACTATGACTATGGAGCAATTATTCTACCCAAGAGTGCAGCCGTTTCCACTGAAATTGGGTCCTTTGGCTTTGCTTCCTACTCAAACGCCAATCTGCTAAATAAGAAACTCAACACAGCAGGATATCCTGGCGACAAGCCAGCCGGAACGATGTGGTTCCACGGACGCAAGGCAAAATCAGTCCAACCTCGTACTATTACCTACGATATCGATACGGCTGGTGGACAAAGCGGCTCACCTGTTTGGGTTCGCGGCACCGATGGGAAGCGGATTGTGGTGGGTATTCACACCAATGGCTCTCCTGCTGGCAACTCTGCAACCCGCATTACCCAGCCCGTCTTCAATAACTTGAAGCGCTGGCGTACAGAAGGTGGAGTCTAA
- a CDS encoding DNA-binding ferritin-like protein (oxidative damage protectant) (IMG reference gene:2510098176~PFAM: Ferritin-like domain) — MTTTLQATTTNLVKALNRQQANTLVAYLNYKKYHWSTYGPLFRDLHLLFEEQGAEVFAMLDELAERSLMIDGSPVADPGDYLPIATVKASVGKLSVSEMVQEAIATHELIIREMHDDAEVAANAGDIGTADLYTRLVQVHQKHRWFLKEILKKGDGLVL, encoded by the coding sequence ATGACAACGACATTGCAAGCCACAACAACCAATTTGGTCAAGGCGCTCAATCGGCAACAAGCGAATACACTGGTTGCTTATCTCAACTACAAAAAATATCATTGGTCAACCTATGGACCCTTGTTTCGCGACTTGCATCTTTTGTTTGAGGAGCAGGGGGCTGAGGTCTTCGCTATGCTAGATGAACTGGCAGAACGCAGTTTGATGATTGATGGCTCGCCAGTTGCTGATCCTGGTGATTATCTGCCGATCGCAACCGTCAAAGCCTCTGTGGGTAAGTTATCAGTGAGCGAAATGGTGCAAGAAGCGATCGCTACCCATGAACTCATCATCCGTGAAATGCACGATGATGCTGAAGTTGCTGCTAATGCAGGCGACATTGGCACTGCAGATCTGTATACTCGCCTGGTGCAAGTTCACCAGAAGCATCGCTGGTTCCTGAAAGAAATTCTGAAAAAAGGCGATGGCTTGGTCTTGTAA
- a CDS encoding hypothetical protein (IMG reference gene:2510098173), protein MSAPIVFTAPLLAQAGNKTTKPTTSPSAAETAASATCNSQPWMFATGGLFLLLVALGVFSKISADKVAKQLKFETFKNRELQKKLKYAAETIGKMERNPDLIHSREFNLDYLRMRMEEELFHFSILNQIKIKVKEKISVALRPGQANQGEIGIASTGRHIDEVFDVEYEPGDMPKGTKRVLFRIQIKIFKLPTQPTSVTINQIIDCIETYLSPTGDHDTWQPTIQGRIANMHWDQKAKPTPLLVLEQTQEGSNVTFRTTRMAHN, encoded by the coding sequence ATGTCAGCTCCTATTGTTTTCACGGCACCGTTACTAGCTCAAGCTGGCAACAAAACCACAAAACCCACCACATCCCCTTCAGCCGCTGAGACTGCTGCTTCTGCTACCTGTAACAGCCAACCCTGGATGTTTGCAACGGGTGGATTATTCTTACTCCTTGTGGCTCTTGGTGTTTTCTCCAAAATCAGTGCCGACAAAGTTGCAAAACAGCTGAAGTTTGAAACCTTTAAAAATCGTGAACTTCAGAAAAAGCTGAAGTATGCTGCCGAAACTATCGGCAAAATGGAACGCAACCCCGACCTCATCCATTCACGAGAATTTAACCTCGACTATCTGCGAATGCGGATGGAAGAAGAACTATTTCATTTCTCGATCCTCAACCAAATTAAAATTAAGGTCAAAGAAAAAATCAGTGTGGCACTACGTCCTGGACAGGCGAATCAGGGTGAAATTGGGATTGCCAGTACTGGACGGCACATTGATGAAGTCTTCGATGTGGAGTACGAACCAGGCGATATGCCCAAAGGTACCAAACGAGTTCTGTTCCGCATCCAAATCAAGATCTTTAAGCTGCCAACCCAGCCCACCTCTGTCACCATCAATCAAATTATTGATTGCATTGAAACTTACCTCAGCCCCACTGGGGATCACGACACCTGGCAACCCACAATTCAGGGTCGTATTGCCAATATGCATTGGGATCAAAAAGCTAAGCCTACCCCACTATTGGTGTTGGAACAAACCCAGGAAGGTTCAAACGTCACCTTCAGAACCACCCGCATGGCTCATAACTAG
- a CDS encoding response regulator containing a CheY-like receiver domain and an HTH DNA-binding domain (IMG reference gene:2510098171~PFAM: Bacterial regulatory proteins, luxR family), with protein MMPLNIAHLAASLNPQEPPEPEVERLLKELVDQVNATITLKESQSPNLMEDQVMFESCIDGLHYQLVRCRPKTNQPLNLSPRELEIASLIAQGFPNKCIGRTLNISPCTVSTHLRRIFGKLGVTSRAAMIARLMEENLLRDIARN; from the coding sequence ATGATGCCCTTAAATATTGCCCATCTTGCTGCCTCGTTAAACCCTCAGGAGCCGCCTGAACCTGAAGTAGAAAGGTTGCTTAAAGAACTGGTAGATCAGGTGAATGCAACTATTACCCTAAAAGAATCGCAAAGCCCTAATTTAATGGAAGATCAGGTAATGTTTGAATCATGCATCGATGGATTGCACTATCAACTGGTGCGCTGTCGGCCGAAAACTAATCAACCATTGAATTTGAGTCCTCGTGAACTGGAGATTGCGAGTCTAATCGCTCAGGGATTTCCGAACAAATGCATTGGTCGCACGCTCAACATTAGTCCTTGTACAGTGTCTACTCATCTGCGGCGAATTTTTGGAAAATTGGGAGTAACATCGAGAGCAGCTATGATTGCTCGCTTGATGGAAGAGAACCTGTTGCGAGATATTGCCAGAAATTAA
- a CDS encoding DevC protein (IMG reference gene:2510098175~PFAM: Predicted permease~TIGRFAM: DevC protein) has protein sequence MFAIPLAWLQLKREKIRLLIALAGIGFAVILMFIQLGFQDALFDSAVRLHQNLQGDIFLISPQSTSLIAMRSFSQRRLYQALGFPGVESISPIYLDFALWKNPTNQRTRGILVIGFDPADAVFSQELVPNVAPIKLPDVVLFDRKSRAEFGPIADLFAAGKPVQTEVAGRRVTVGDLFELGASFGADGNIITSDLNFIRIFDRRNKGLIDVGAVKLKPGANLETILPAMRAQLQDVTNDVKVLSKEEFIQFEQNYWRSSTAIGFIFTLGTAIGFLVGTIIVYQILYTDITDHLPEYATLKAMGYKNFYLLNLVFQEAIILAVLGYIPGFLMALGLYKLTRNATSLPIAMTVERGILVFVLTVLMCVISGAIAVRKVQDADPADIF, from the coding sequence ATGTTTGCGATTCCCCTAGCCTGGTTACAGCTTAAGCGTGAAAAAATTCGTCTCCTGATTGCTCTGGCTGGAATCGGGTTTGCTGTGATTTTGATGTTTATTCAGTTGGGCTTTCAGGATGCGCTGTTTGATAGTGCTGTCAGGCTCCACCAAAATCTGCAAGGTGACATTTTTCTAATCAGTCCGCAATCTACTTCGCTGATTGCCATGCGGAGTTTTTCTCAGCGGCGACTGTATCAGGCTTTGGGGTTTCCAGGGGTTGAATCCATCAGTCCCATTTACTTAGATTTTGCTCTGTGGAAAAATCCAACCAACCAGCGTACACGTGGCATTTTGGTGATTGGCTTTGATCCTGCCGACGCAGTCTTCAGTCAGGAGTTAGTTCCGAATGTGGCACCGATCAAACTCCCTGACGTGGTGTTGTTTGATCGCAAGTCTCGTGCAGAGTTTGGTCCGATTGCTGATTTGTTCGCAGCAGGTAAACCCGTACAAACTGAGGTTGCAGGGCGTAGGGTAACCGTTGGGGATTTGTTCGAACTTGGAGCATCCTTTGGAGCCGATGGTAATATCATTACCAGCGATTTGAACTTTATTCGGATTTTTGATCGTCGCAATAAAGGGTTAATTGATGTAGGCGCTGTGAAGCTCAAACCTGGTGCCAATCTCGAAACCATCTTGCCAGCAATGAGGGCACAACTTCAGGATGTGACGAATGATGTGAAGGTTCTCTCAAAGGAAGAGTTTATTCAGTTTGAGCAAAATTATTGGCGCAGCAGCACGGCGATTGGGTTTATCTTTACCCTGGGAACTGCAATCGGGTTTCTGGTAGGTACAATTATCGTTTACCAGATTTTATATACCGATATCACAGACCACTTGCCGGAATATGCCACGCTTAAAGCAATGGGCTATAAGAACTTTTACTTGCTGAACCTGGTCTTTCAGGAGGCAATTATTTTGGCAGTGTTGGGCTACATTCCGGGGTTTTTGATGGCGTTGGGGTTGTATAAATTGACGCGCAATGCCACCTCATTACCGATCGCGATGACCGTAGAGCGAGGCATTCTTGTATTTGTGCTGACAGTGCTCATGTGCGTAATTTCAGGGGCGATCGCAGTTCGCAAAGTGCAAGATGCTGATCCTGCTGATATTTTTTAG
- a CDS encoding S-formylglutathione hydrolase (IMG reference gene:2510098177~PFAM: Putative esterase~TIGRFAM: S-formylglutathione hydrolase) — translation MFQPPTLVNESRCFGGTLGFYKHMSEQCRCEMRFSVYQPPQAASQSVPVLYFLSGLTCTEENFMAKAGAQRLAAMYGLILVAPDTSPRNTGTPGEDNDWDFGTGAGFYVDATQSPWSQHYRMYSYVVEELPVLIAKHFPVCSDRQGIFGHSMGGHGALVCALRNPDQFQSVSAFAPICAPMQCPWGQKAFTHYLGENQEQWCTYDAHELVLQARFPGVILIDQGTADTFLTSQLMPHIFKQACAEVEQPLNLRMQEGYDHSYYFVATFIEDHIRHHAKMLMAA, via the coding sequence ATGTTCCAACCTCCTACTTTAGTCAATGAATCCCGTTGCTTCGGTGGCACTCTTGGCTTTTATAAGCACATGTCTGAACAATGCCGATGTGAGATGCGATTCTCAGTGTATCAGCCGCCCCAGGCAGCATCTCAATCTGTTCCTGTGCTGTATTTTTTATCAGGGTTAACCTGCACCGAAGAGAACTTTATGGCAAAAGCAGGAGCGCAACGGCTAGCAGCTATGTATGGCTTAATCCTGGTTGCACCTGATACTAGCCCTCGTAATACTGGAACTCCTGGTGAAGACAACGACTGGGATTTTGGCACGGGGGCTGGTTTTTATGTGGATGCAACCCAGTCTCCGTGGAGTCAGCATTATCGGATGTATAGCTACGTGGTCGAAGAGCTACCAGTCTTGATCGCAAAGCATTTTCCAGTGTGCAGCGATCGCCAAGGAATTTTCGGACACTCAATGGGTGGTCATGGTGCGTTAGTCTGCGCGTTACGCAATCCAGATCAGTTTCAGTCAGTGTCAGCCTTTGCGCCGATTTGTGCACCGATGCAATGTCCCTGGGGGCAAAAAGCCTTTACTCACTATTTAGGGGAGAACCAGGAGCAATGGTGTACATATGATGCCCACGAATTGGTCTTGCAGGCAAGATTTCCTGGGGTGATTTTGATTGACCAGGGAACCGCCGATACGTTTTTGACTTCCCAACTTATGCCACACATCTTTAAGCAAGCTTGTGCTGAAGTGGAGCAGCCCTTAAATTTACGCATGCAAGAAGGCTACGACCATAGTTATTACTTCGTTGCAACGTTTATAGAAGATCATATTCGGCATCATGCCAAAATGCTGATGGCAGCTTAA
- a CDS encoding hypothetical protein (IMG reference gene:2510098172), with product MQTLTAVQRDMVYAQEATRTGIHKPLLAALYEVQQQPLLTDGEMGLGIAPANRIALEAVSTFAGQVHFAANTIRSLTQVLIDQAWKDADLWHSEQGRYSDRFLQRVASGFVPASADGDAAQLELCDFNELHRIYLRFAAADWQEMGKLQSQSFVDDALRSLIRPLLNQYLGLESQRAGLLEAVRLWQGLDKRDDAIAYLAKELALPLDSALVFFLRQALANYSAYPHQREALVQLVRLWHQFESREATILHLQHRQFPFDVILDTALMTFVQRLPYLFQGNGQQRNALVEGFRQWQQLESRPDALVALGVDPELFTGTVLTRAEMDQATHQIDRALIEFIRQIPAIYTGSSHQRESLLYLGQLWYGSTTQPATIQALLDDLKRAETARREGVDAIPKPIPSPPPDAPPRWTPDTIYPHATILPYGSFTWAEATSGGLYLPPNQAVVEMIIQMAEHLQHLRDRIGRPLSILRWYCPVEADTVSTQFPNHRHALGDAVLFYCDGLTGRELYWFLHPWWSGGLGHHIRYPYLCYVDGRSDRVRWLQR from the coding sequence ATGCAAACTCTGACTGCTGTGCAACGTGATATGGTGTATGCCCAGGAGGCAACCCGAACAGGGATTCATAAACCCTTGCTAGCTGCACTGTACGAAGTGCAGCAGCAACCCTTACTGACAGATGGCGAAATGGGGTTAGGTATTGCGCCTGCGAATCGGATTGCGCTAGAAGCGGTAAGTACCTTTGCTGGACAGGTTCATTTTGCAGCGAACACGATACGAAGTCTGACTCAGGTTCTGATTGACCAGGCATGGAAAGACGCAGACCTTTGGCACAGTGAGCAGGGGCGCTACAGTGATCGCTTTCTGCAGCGAGTGGCAAGCGGTTTTGTGCCCGCGTCAGCAGATGGGGATGCAGCTCAGCTTGAGTTGTGTGATTTCAACGAATTGCATCGAATATATTTACGCTTTGCCGCCGCTGATTGGCAGGAAATGGGCAAGTTGCAATCCCAATCATTTGTTGATGATGCACTGCGATCGCTAATTCGACCATTGCTCAACCAATACTTAGGGTTGGAAAGTCAGCGAGCGGGGTTGTTAGAAGCAGTACGACTCTGGCAGGGGTTGGACAAACGAGACGACGCGATCGCTTACCTGGCAAAAGAATTAGCCTTACCCCTTGACAGTGCTCTCGTATTTTTTCTGCGGCAAGCACTGGCTAATTACTCCGCCTATCCCCATCAGCGGGAAGCCTTGGTTCAACTGGTACGACTCTGGCATCAATTTGAGTCACGAGAAGCCACCATTTTGCATCTTCAGCATCGCCAATTTCCGTTTGATGTTATTCTCGACACGGCTCTTATGACCTTTGTGCAGCGGTTGCCCTATCTATTTCAAGGCAACGGACAACAGCGTAATGCGCTTGTAGAAGGATTCCGCCAATGGCAACAGTTGGAAAGTCGCCCCGATGCCCTGGTCGCTCTGGGAGTTGATCCTGAATTGTTTACCGGAACAGTGCTGACTCGAGCCGAAATGGATCAAGCTACTCATCAAATCGATCGCGCTTTAATTGAGTTTATTCGGCAAATTCCAGCAATTTACACAGGGTCATCCCATCAACGGGAATCACTCCTATATCTAGGACAACTTTGGTATGGCTCAACCACCCAACCTGCCACCATTCAAGCTTTATTAGATGACTTAAAACGGGCTGAAACTGCTCGCAGAGAGGGTGTTGATGCGATCCCAAAGCCCATTCCCTCGCCCCCGCCGGATGCGCCCCCGCGCTGGACTCCCGATACCATCTATCCCCATGCAACGATTTTGCCTTATGGCAGTTTTACCTGGGCAGAAGCCACGAGTGGTGGACTATATCTTCCGCCCAATCAGGCAGTCGTGGAGATGATTATTCAGATGGCAGAGCACCTGCAGCATCTCCGCGATCGCATCGGTCGCCCCCTATCGATATTGCGCTGGTACTGCCCTGTCGAAGCCGATACTGTCTCTACTCAATTTCCCAACCATCGCCATGCTCTGGGAGATGCTGTCTTGTTTTACTGTGATGGGTTGACTGGGCGTGAGCTTTATTGGTTCCTGCATCCCTGGTGGAGTGGTGGATTAGGTCATCATATCCGCTACCCCTACTTGTGTTACGTTGACGGCAGGAGCGATCGCGTCCGTTGGCTACAACGTTAA